From Rissa tridactyla isolate bRisTri1 chromosome 7, bRisTri1.patW.cur.20221130, whole genome shotgun sequence, a single genomic window includes:
- the HNRNPA3 gene encoding heterogeneous nuclear ribonucleoprotein A3 isoform X6, with translation MAALKEERDVEDYKRKGRRSSQQKYRRLNKGHEPKEPEQLRKLFIGGLSFETTDDSLREHFEKWGTLTDCVVMRDPQTKRSRGFGFVTYSCVEEVDAAMSARPHKVDGRVVEPKRAVSREDSVKPGAHLTVKKIFVGGIKEDTEEYNLREYFEKYGKIETIEVMEDRQSGKKRGFAFVTFDDHDTVDKIVVQKYHTINGHNCEVKKALSKQEMQTASSQRVKYFVGRGGGSGNFMGRGNFGGGGGNFGRGGNFGGRGGYGGGGGGGGSRGSFGGGDGYNGFGDGGNYGGGPGYGSRGGYGGGGGPGYGNPGGGYGGGGGGYDGYNEGGNFGGGNYGGSGNYNDFGNYSGQQQSNYGPMKGGGSFGGRSSGSPYGGGYGSGSGSGGYGGRRF, from the exons gGCCATGAGCCAAAGGAGCCGGAGCAGTTGAGAAAGCTGTTCATTGGAGGCCTGAGCTTTGAAACAACAGATGATAGTTTGAGAGAGCACTTTGAAAAATGGGGCACACTCACGGACTGTGTG GTGATGAGAGATCCACAAACAAAACGTTCCAGAGGCTTTGGCTTTGTGACCTATTCTTGTGTGGAGGAGGTGGATGCTGCCATGAGTGCTCGACCGCATAAGGTTGACGGCCGCGTGGTTGAACCAAAGAGAGCAGTTTCGAGGGAG GATTCTGTAAAGCCTGGGGCAcatctcacagtaaagaaaatatttgttggtGGAATTAAAGAAGATACAGAAGAATATAATTTAAGggagtattttgaaaaatatggcAAGATTGAAACCATAGAAGTCATGGAAGACAGgcaaagtggaaagaaaagaggCTTCGCTTTTGTAACTTTTGATGATCATGATACAGTTGATAAAATTGTTG TTCAGAAATACCATACTATAAATGGACATAACTGTGAAGTGAAAAAAGCACTCTCAAAACAAGAGATGCAGACTGCTAGCTCTCAGAGAG tgaaatattttgtagGCCGTGGGGGTGGCTCAGGCAACTTCATGGGTCGTGGAAACTTCGGAGGCGGTGGAGGGAACTTTGGCCGAGGAGGAAACTTTGGTGGAAGAG GAGGCtatgggggtggtggtggcggtggtgggaGCAGAGGAAGCTTTGGGGGTGGTGACGGATACAATGGATTTGGTGATG GTGGCAACTATGGAGGTGGTCCTGGCTATGGCAGCAGAGGAGGttatggtggtggtggaggaccAGGATATGGAAACCCAGGTGGTGGATacggaggtggaggaggaggatatGATGGCTACAATGAAGGAGGAAATTTCGGTGGTG GTAATTATGGTGGAAGTGGAAACTACAATGATTTTGGCAATTACAGTGGACAACAGCAATCCAACTATGGTCCCATGAAAGGTGGTGGCAGCTTTGGTGGCAGAAGTTCAGGCAGTCCCTATGGTG GTGGTTATGGATCTGGCAGTGGAAGTGGGGGCTACGGTGGTAGAAGATTCTAA
- the HNRNPA3 gene encoding heterogeneous nuclear ribonucleoprotein A3 isoform X7 produces MAALKEERDVEDYKRKGRRSSQKYRRLNKGHEPKEPEQLRKLFIGGLSFETTDDSLREHFEKWGTLTDCVVMRDPQTKRSRGFGFVTYSCVEEVDAAMSARPHKVDGRVVEPKRAVSREDSVKPGAHLTVKKIFVGGIKEDTEEYNLREYFEKYGKIETIEVMEDRQSGKKRGFAFVTFDDHDTVDKIVVQKYHTINGHNCEVKKALSKQEMQTASSQRVKYFVGRGGGSGNFMGRGNFGGGGGNFGRGGNFGGRGGYGGGGGGGGSRGSFGGGDGYNGFGDGGNYGGGPGYGSRGGYGGGGGPGYGNPGGGYGGGGGGYDGYNEGGNFGGGNYGGSGNYNDFGNYSGQQQSNYGPMKGGGSFGGRSSGSPYGGGYGSGSGSGGYGGRRF; encoded by the exons gGCCATGAGCCAAAGGAGCCGGAGCAGTTGAGAAAGCTGTTCATTGGAGGCCTGAGCTTTGAAACAACAGATGATAGTTTGAGAGAGCACTTTGAAAAATGGGGCACACTCACGGACTGTGTG GTGATGAGAGATCCACAAACAAAACGTTCCAGAGGCTTTGGCTTTGTGACCTATTCTTGTGTGGAGGAGGTGGATGCTGCCATGAGTGCTCGACCGCATAAGGTTGACGGCCGCGTGGTTGAACCAAAGAGAGCAGTTTCGAGGGAG GATTCTGTAAAGCCTGGGGCAcatctcacagtaaagaaaatatttgttggtGGAATTAAAGAAGATACAGAAGAATATAATTTAAGggagtattttgaaaaatatggcAAGATTGAAACCATAGAAGTCATGGAAGACAGgcaaagtggaaagaaaagaggCTTCGCTTTTGTAACTTTTGATGATCATGATACAGTTGATAAAATTGTTG TTCAGAAATACCATACTATAAATGGACATAACTGTGAAGTGAAAAAAGCACTCTCAAAACAAGAGATGCAGACTGCTAGCTCTCAGAGAG tgaaatattttgtagGCCGTGGGGGTGGCTCAGGCAACTTCATGGGTCGTGGAAACTTCGGAGGCGGTGGAGGGAACTTTGGCCGAGGAGGAAACTTTGGTGGAAGAG GAGGCtatgggggtggtggtggcggtggtgggaGCAGAGGAAGCTTTGGGGGTGGTGACGGATACAATGGATTTGGTGATG GTGGCAACTATGGAGGTGGTCCTGGCTATGGCAGCAGAGGAGGttatggtggtggtggaggaccAGGATATGGAAACCCAGGTGGTGGATacggaggtggaggaggaggatatGATGGCTACAATGAAGGAGGAAATTTCGGTGGTG GTAATTATGGTGGAAGTGGAAACTACAATGATTTTGGCAATTACAGTGGACAACAGCAATCCAACTATGGTCCCATGAAAGGTGGTGGCAGCTTTGGTGGCAGAAGTTCAGGCAGTCCCTATGGTG GTGGTTATGGATCTGGCAGTGGAAGTGGGGGCTACGGTGGTAGAAGATTCTAA
- the HNRNPA3 gene encoding heterogeneous nuclear ribonucleoprotein A3 isoform X8 — translation MAALKEERDVEDYKRKGRRSSQGHEPKEPEQLRKLFIGGLSFETTDDSLREHFEKWGTLTDCVVMRDPQTKRSRGFGFVTYSCVEEVDAAMSARPHKVDGRVVEPKRAVSREDSVKPGAHLTVKKIFVGGIKEDTEEYNLREYFEKYGKIETIEVMEDRQSGKKRGFAFVTFDDHDTVDKIVVQKYHTINGHNCEVKKALSKQEMQTASSQRVKYFVGRGGGSGNFMGRGNFGGGGGNFGRGGNFGGRGGYGGGGGGGGSRGSFGGGDGYNGFGDGGNYGGGPGYGSRGGYGGGGGPGYGNPGGGYGGGGGGYDGYNEGGNFGGGNYGGSGNYNDFGNYSGQQQSNYGPMKGGGSFGGRSSGSPYGGGYGSGSGSGGYGGRRF, via the exons gGCCATGAGCCAAAGGAGCCGGAGCAGTTGAGAAAGCTGTTCATTGGAGGCCTGAGCTTTGAAACAACAGATGATAGTTTGAGAGAGCACTTTGAAAAATGGGGCACACTCACGGACTGTGTG GTGATGAGAGATCCACAAACAAAACGTTCCAGAGGCTTTGGCTTTGTGACCTATTCTTGTGTGGAGGAGGTGGATGCTGCCATGAGTGCTCGACCGCATAAGGTTGACGGCCGCGTGGTTGAACCAAAGAGAGCAGTTTCGAGGGAG GATTCTGTAAAGCCTGGGGCAcatctcacagtaaagaaaatatttgttggtGGAATTAAAGAAGATACAGAAGAATATAATTTAAGggagtattttgaaaaatatggcAAGATTGAAACCATAGAAGTCATGGAAGACAGgcaaagtggaaagaaaagaggCTTCGCTTTTGTAACTTTTGATGATCATGATACAGTTGATAAAATTGTTG TTCAGAAATACCATACTATAAATGGACATAACTGTGAAGTGAAAAAAGCACTCTCAAAACAAGAGATGCAGACTGCTAGCTCTCAGAGAG tgaaatattttgtagGCCGTGGGGGTGGCTCAGGCAACTTCATGGGTCGTGGAAACTTCGGAGGCGGTGGAGGGAACTTTGGCCGAGGAGGAAACTTTGGTGGAAGAG GAGGCtatgggggtggtggtggcggtggtgggaGCAGAGGAAGCTTTGGGGGTGGTGACGGATACAATGGATTTGGTGATG GTGGCAACTATGGAGGTGGTCCTGGCTATGGCAGCAGAGGAGGttatggtggtggtggaggaccAGGATATGGAAACCCAGGTGGTGGATacggaggtggaggaggaggatatGATGGCTACAATGAAGGAGGAAATTTCGGTGGTG GTAATTATGGTGGAAGTGGAAACTACAATGATTTTGGCAATTACAGTGGACAACAGCAATCCAACTATGGTCCCATGAAAGGTGGTGGCAGCTTTGGTGGCAGAAGTTCAGGCAGTCCCTATGGTG GTGGTTATGGATCTGGCAGTGGAAGTGGGGGCTACGGTGGTAGAAGATTCTAA